AGTGCCGCGTAGCGGGGGTGGGAGTTGAGGCCGGTACCGATGGCCGTACCTCCGAGGTTGATCTCCCGGATCAGGGCGGTCGCCTCGGCCAGGCGCTGTTCGTCCTCGGCCAGCATCACCGCGTACGCGCCGAACTCCTGGCCGAGGGTCATGGGTACCGCGTCCTGGAGTTGCGTGCGGCCGGTCTTGACGACGTCGGCGAACTCGTCGGCCTTGGCCCGGAAGGCTTGCCGCAGGGTGGCCATGGCCTGTTGGAGACGGTGAGCTCCTGCCTGCAGGGCCACCTTGACCGCCGTCGGGTACGCGTCGTTGGTGCTCTGCCCGGCGTTCACGTCGTCGAGGGGATGCAGGTGGTGGTAGGCGCCGCGGTGGTGACCGAGAATTTCCAGGGCCCTGTTGGCTATGACCTCGTTCGCGTTCATGTTGGTGGAGGTGCCCGCGCCACCCTGGATGACGTCCACGACGAACTGGTCGTGAAGCTCGCCGGAGCGGATCTCCTCGCAGGCGGCGACGATGGCCTCGGCCTTGTCGGCGTCCAGGAGCCCCAGGTCGCGGTTGGCCAGCGCCGCGGCCTGCTTGACGGCCGCCAGCCCGTCGACCAGGTCGCGGTGGGTGGAGATACGGGTGCCGGTGATGGGGAAGTTGTGCACCGCCCGGAGGGTGTGGATGCCGAAGTAGGCGTACCGGGGCACCGGTAGGTCGCCGAGGAGGTCGTGTTCGTAGCGGAACTGCTCGTCCATGAAGGGTTGTACTCCTGATCTGGGCGGATCACCGCTGGTCCTGCCGCCGGCTTCGGGACAGGCCGGCGGCGCGGTGGCTGAGTCGGGACCCCCGTCCCCGTGGTCCGGTGGGCTGCGAGGGGCCCCGGGGCCCCGGGGTTCCGCGCCCGCGCCGGTGTCAGAGCTGCTTGGCGAGCGCGTTGTCCACGGCAGCGGACGGTGGTACGACCGTGCCCTCGCCGGGCTCGCGCGTCACCTTTCTGCCCTTGCTGACCCGCCGCCGCAGCCAGTGCGCCAACGCGTCGAGCGCCGTGTTGATCGCGATGAATATCGCCGCGACGAGCAGGGCGGCCGGGATCACGTTGGAGAAGTTGGCGGCGATGCCGTTCAGGCCACGGTCGACGAGTTCGTCGTAGCCGACGATGAATCCCAGGGCGGAGTCCTTCAGCAGGACGACGAACTGGCTGACGATGGCCGGCATCATGGCCACGATCGCCTGAGGCATCAGGACGAGCACCATCGTCTGGCCCCTGCGCATGCCGAGCGCCTGTGCGGCCTCCGCCTGTCCCTTGGGAAGACTGTTCACTCCGGCCCGGAGCGTCTCCGCGATGACCGACCCGTTGTAGAGGGTGAGGCCGAGGACCACGGCGGCGAACGGGGAAACGGTCGTTCCGGTGATCGCGAAGGAGCCGAAGAACGCGCAGAAGATGAGCAGCAGGAGGGGAACGGCCCGGAAGAACTCGACGACCGCCGCGGCGGGCACACGGATCCAGGCGTGTTCGGACATCCGAGCCGTCGCGAAGACCAGCCCGAAGGCGCCCGCGAGCACGATCCCCAGCCCCGCGGCCTTGAGAGTGCCTTCCAGGCCCGGCAGGATGAACGTCGTCCAGACGTCGGCGCGCAGCAGGGGCTGCCATTTCTCCGCCGCCCACTGGTCACGCTCGTCGAACCGCGCGTACACCACGTATCCGAGCCAGCCGAAGACGACGGTGATCACCGCCGCCAGCACCCGGTTGCGGATGACTCCCCGGCGGCCGGGGACCTCGTACAGATTCGAGTAGCCGCTCATCGGGCCACCGCCAGGCGACGCGAGAGCCAGCCGAACAGCAGGCCGGTCGGCAGGCACAGCGCCACGAAGCCCGCCGCGAAGCCGAGGAAGATCTGGATCACTTGGTCGCCGTAGATCTCGATCATCTCCCGCATCCGGACGGAGGCTTCCGCCACCCCTGCGACGAGGGCGACGGTGGTGTTCTTGGTCAGCGCGATCAGAATGCTGCCGAGCGGCGGGATCACCGCCCGGAACGCCTGGGGCAG
This genomic stretch from Streptomyces deccanensis harbors:
- a CDS encoding aspartate ammonia-lyase; the protein is MDEQFRYEHDLLGDLPVPRYAYFGIHTLRAVHNFPITGTRISTHRDLVDGLAAVKQAAALANRDLGLLDADKAEAIVAACEEIRSGELHDQFVVDVIQGGAGTSTNMNANEVIANRALEILGHHRGAYHHLHPLDDVNAGQSTNDAYPTAVKVALQAGAHRLQQAMATLRQAFRAKADEFADVVKTGRTQLQDAVPMTLGQEFGAYAVMLAEDEQRLAEATALIREINLGGTAIGTGLNSHPRYAALACAHLSTITGVPLSTAADLVEATQDAGAFVQLSGVLKRIAVKLSKTCNDLRLLSSGPRAGLGEINLPAVQAGSSIMPGKVNPVIPEVVNQIAFRAIGNDITITMAAEAGQLQLNAFEPVIAHCLFESLGQLEAGCLTLADRCVNGITANREHLRAVVHNTIGIVTALTPVIGYAQASAAAQEALDRSLPVADVILARELLTADELQRALRPETLAKSNDRESYARASD
- a CDS encoding amino acid ABC transporter permease, with product MSGYSNLYEVPGRRGVIRNRVLAAVITVVFGWLGYVVYARFDERDQWAAEKWQPLLRADVWTTFILPGLEGTLKAAGLGIVLAGAFGLVFATARMSEHAWIRVPAAAVVEFFRAVPLLLLIFCAFFGSFAITGTTVSPFAAVVLGLTLYNGSVIAETLRAGVNSLPKGQAEAAQALGMRRGQTMVLVLMPQAIVAMMPAIVSQFVVLLKDSALGFIVGYDELVDRGLNGIAANFSNVIPAALLVAAIFIAINTALDALAHWLRRRVSKGRKVTREPGEGTVVPPSAAVDNALAKQL